In Dolichospermum flos-aquae CCAP 1403/13F, the following proteins share a genomic window:
- a CDS encoding pentapeptide repeat-containing protein, whose amino-acid sequence MFWQKSLGWILGIMVWCVAQPASADWTHPLSYSNAELSRQDFSGQSLQAAEFSNANLEMANFTGADLRGTVFSASVMTKANLHGADLTNAMVNEVKLIGADLSNAVLIEALLLRTVFTDVNITGADFTDAILDKAQIKELCQKASGVNSQTGVETRESLGCQ is encoded by the coding sequence ATGTTTTGGCAAAAGAGCTTAGGATGGATTTTAGGAATTATGGTTTGGTGCGTTGCACAGCCAGCATCAGCAGATTGGACTCATCCTTTATCATATAGCAATGCCGAATTGTCGAGACAAGATTTTTCGGGACAAAGTTTACAAGCTGCGGAATTTTCTAACGCTAACTTAGAAATGGCTAACTTTACAGGTGCGGACTTACGAGGAACAGTTTTCAGTGCTTCAGTCATGACAAAAGCAAATTTACATGGAGCAGATTTAACAAATGCGATGGTGAATGAGGTAAAATTAATAGGCGCTGATTTAAGTAATGCCGTTTTAATCGAAGCTCTTTTACTCCGCACCGTCTTTACAGATGTTAATATCACAGGTGCAGATTTTACGGACGCAATTTTAGATAAAGCGCAAATTAAAGAGCTATGTCAAAAAGCCAGTGGTGTAAATTCTCAAACTGGTGTAGAAACTCGTGAGTCCTTAGGATGTCAATGA
- a CDS encoding 5-(carboxyamino)imidazole ribonucleotide synthase: protein MSMKLGIIGGGQLAWMMKDAADKLGVELIVQTPSPNDPAVSIAQHSIFAAVDDAAATEILATKCDIVTFENEFVNLAALSLLEKQGVCFHPQLAALAPLLDKYEQRCYLRDLGLPVPQFLALSGEKKLESQIENLGFPVVLKARRHGYDGQGTFIIPDFATLSKIVNQTHSQFLVEEFVPFTKELAIIAARSVNGEIVIYPAVETLQKEQVCRWVIAPAQITQEQSLQIEAIAHKLLTSLQYIGVCGIELFLTAEGKILINEIAPRTHNSGHFSLDACETSQFEQHLRAVCSLPLGNTRLHCASAVMVNLLGYENSHCDYQKQRQQLANIPQATVHWYGKTEARPGRKLGHITVLLDQDHTNGVEEIIHKIESIWYPQ, encoded by the coding sequence ATGTCAATGAAACTTGGTATAATTGGTGGTGGACAACTGGCTTGGATGATGAAAGATGCAGCAGATAAGCTGGGAGTAGAATTAATAGTCCAAACTCCTAGTCCCAATGATCCAGCCGTATCTATTGCCCAACATAGCATTTTTGCCGCAGTTGATGATGCCGCTGCCACAGAAATTTTAGCGACAAAGTGTGATATCGTCACCTTTGAAAATGAATTTGTTAACCTTGCGGCTTTATCACTGCTAGAAAAACAGGGTGTTTGTTTTCATCCTCAACTAGCAGCTTTAGCACCTCTGTTAGATAAATATGAGCAACGGTGCTATTTACGGGATTTAGGTTTACCAGTTCCCCAGTTTTTGGCATTATCAGGGGAAAAAAAGCTAGAATCTCAAATTGAAAATTTGGGTTTTCCTGTGGTTCTCAAAGCCAGAAGACATGGATATGATGGTCAAGGAACTTTTATCATTCCCGATTTTGCAACTTTATCAAAAATAGTTAATCAAACTCATAGCCAGTTTTTAGTCGAAGAATTTGTGCCTTTTACCAAAGAACTGGCTATAATTGCCGCCCGTTCTGTAAATGGGGAAATTGTCATCTATCCAGCGGTAGAAACTCTCCAGAAAGAACAGGTTTGTCGGTGGGTAATTGCCCCCGCTCAAATCACCCAAGAGCAAAGTTTGCAAATTGAAGCGATCGCCCATAAACTATTAACTAGCCTCCAATATATAGGAGTCTGTGGCATTGAATTATTTCTCACCGCCGAAGGTAAAATCTTAATTAATGAAATAGCACCACGTACCCATAACTCTGGGCATTTTTCCCTGGATGCTTGTGAAACTTCCCAATTTGAACAACACCTGAGAGCAGTGTGTAGTTTACCATTAGGCAATACTAGATTACATTGTGCTAGTGCCGTGATGGTTAATTTGCTAGGATATGAAAACAGCCATTGTGACTACCAAAAACAACGTCAACAATTAGCAAATATTCCCCAGGCTACTGTTCATTGGTACGGAAAAACAGAAGCTCGTCCAGGGCGTAAGCTAGGACATATCACCGTTTTATTAGATCAAGATCACACTAATGGAGTAGAGGAGATTATACACAAAATTGAATCTATCTGGTATCCCCAGTAG
- the rimP gene encoding ribosome maturation factor RimP, which yields MTHPLIPQIIDLATPVAAELGLEVVSIVFHTNQSPPVLRVDIFNPLQDIGLDDCERMSRAVEASLDAADIIPDGYILEVSSPGISRQLVTDREFISFKGFPVVISTSPPSEQQQEWIGLLISRDETTVYLNQKGRVVKIPRNLITKVQIDERS from the coding sequence ATGACTCATCCTTTAATACCACAAATTATTGATTTGGCGACACCAGTAGCCGCAGAACTAGGATTGGAAGTTGTTAGTATAGTTTTTCATACGAACCAAAGCCCCCCAGTCTTGCGAGTAGATATCTTTAATCCTCTACAGGACATTGGCCTGGATGATTGTGAAAGGATGAGCCGTGCCGTTGAAGCCTCATTAGATGCGGCCGATATCATTCCAGACGGTTACATATTGGAAGTATCTAGTCCTGGTATTTCGCGGCAACTGGTAACAGACAGGGAGTTTATTTCCTTCAAAGGATTTCCTGTAGTTATTTCTACTTCCCCACCCTCCGAACAACAGCAAGAGTGGATAGGTCTATTGATTAGCCGGGATGAAACTACAGTTTACCTTAATCAAAAGGGTCGTGTAGTAAAAATTCCCCGTAACCTCATTACCAAAGTCCAAATAGATGAGCGTAGCTAA